Proteins encoded by one window of Martelella endophytica:
- a CDS encoding LysR substrate-binding domain-containing protein, whose amino-acid sequence MERNDELFRTVANLPPSELAAFMAVAEHGGFRSAARASGASASALSHAVAGLEARLKAQLFIRTTRRVALTEAGERFAEALRPALRQLSRAVEALDGLSDQPRGTIRINASARAAELVLEPLILEFLRRYPDMTVDVRSDDNLLDLGSGAFDCGLRLIEMVPEDMVAIPVGGEQQHVVVAAPSYLRDVSAPSTPADLTAHDCIQWRLAGAARYRWEFERHGERLTIETQGRLILDDARLIAIAARAGAGIGYVAKAAIAEDLVDGTLVQLLHEWTPPYPGLALYYPKNRHMSAGMRALIAFVRELNRRDGRPEH is encoded by the coding sequence ATGGAACGCAATGATGAGCTATTTCGGACAGTCGCCAATCTGCCGCCATCGGAGCTGGCTGCATTCATGGCTGTGGCAGAACATGGCGGTTTTCGTTCGGCCGCGCGCGCCAGCGGCGCCAGCGCGTCGGCGCTGAGCCACGCCGTCGCCGGGCTCGAGGCGCGTCTCAAGGCACAGCTGTTCATCCGCACAACGCGGCGCGTCGCGTTGACGGAAGCAGGCGAACGCTTCGCCGAAGCGCTGCGTCCCGCGCTCAGGCAGTTGAGCCGAGCGGTTGAGGCTCTGGATGGCTTGAGCGATCAGCCGCGGGGCACGATCCGCATCAATGCTTCTGCGCGGGCGGCGGAGCTCGTGCTGGAGCCGCTCATCCTGGAGTTCCTGCGGCGCTACCCCGACATGACGGTCGACGTCCGCTCGGACGACAATTTGCTGGATCTTGGCAGCGGCGCCTTTGATTGCGGACTAAGGCTGATCGAGATGGTGCCGGAGGATATGGTGGCCATTCCGGTCGGCGGCGAACAACAGCACGTCGTCGTCGCAGCACCCTCCTATCTGCGCGATGTCTCCGCACCCTCGACGCCGGCTGACCTGACGGCGCATGACTGCATCCAGTGGCGGTTGGCGGGAGCGGCGCGTTATCGCTGGGAGTTCGAACGCCATGGCGAGCGGCTCACCATCGAAACGCAAGGGCGACTCATTCTGGACGATGCCCGGCTGATTGCAATTGCGGCCCGAGCCGGCGCGGGTATCGGCTATGTCGCCAAAGCGGCGATCGCGGAGGATCTCGTGGATGGAACGCTGGTCCAACTGCTCCACGAATGGACGCCGCCCTATCCGGGCCTGGCTCTCTACTACCCGAAAAACCGACACATGAGCGCCGGAATGCGTGCCTTGATCGCATTCGTTCGGGAATTGAACAGGCGGGATGGTAGGCCCGAACACTAA
- a CDS encoding MerR family transcriptional regulator: MIVNEDLPKGPDMQIKEAAERLGITERMLRHYERSGLIAARRLENGYRDYSEADLRRAGRIRDFIATGFSTREVQAMAACLSDEGAGPCTGGVAQLLTKLEHIDRLKAELDAKRAAVIERLTSFQEALENREQADGTVAPEQAAKTALSPEHRETL; this comes from the coding sequence ATGATCGTCAACGAAGACTTGCCGAAAGGTCCCGACATGCAGATCAAGGAAGCAGCCGAACGGCTCGGCATTACGGAGCGTATGCTGCGCCACTATGAACGTTCGGGCCTGATTGCGGCCCGGCGGCTGGAAAATGGCTATCGCGACTACAGTGAAGCCGATCTGCGGCGCGCCGGCCGGATCCGGGATTTCATCGCGACCGGCTTTTCGACGCGTGAGGTCCAGGCGATGGCGGCCTGCCTTTCGGACGAAGGCGCGGGGCCTTGCACGGGCGGCGTCGCCCAGCTTCTCACCAAGCTTGAACATATCGATCGGCTGAAAGCGGAGCTCGACGCGAAACGCGCGGCCGTAATCGAACGCCTTACGTCTTTTCAGGAGGCGCTTGAGAACCGTGAGCAGGCCGATGGCACCGTCGCACCTGAGCAAGCCGCAAAGACTGCGTTGTCTCCTGAGCACCGCGAAACGCTCTGA